The DNA window ATGCTAAGTCTTGCTGCAGACTCCTTGATTTAtcaacactacctgaccctccacctgtctttgtatcatgcACAAAACTAACAATTCCATCATCTGGATCAGTAACATAAAGAGTAGTATACCCAATACTGacacctgaggaacaccactgggcaTCAGCACCCAACCAGAGAAGGCTCCTCTTATTCCATCTCTTTACCTTCTGACAGTCAGCCAGTCGTCTATCCTTGCTTGGATCTTTCCtacaatatcatgggctcttaacttgttttgcagcctcatgtgcaccaccttgtcaaaggcctactaaagatccaaataaacaacatccattgattttcctttgtctatcctgcctggatacagcttttaagaccataaaatatgggagcagaattaggccatttggcccagtgagtctgctctgccatttcatcatggctgatgtactTTTCccctcagcaccaatctcctgcctcctacccctatctcttcatgccctgaccaatcaagaatctatcaacctctgcttaaatatacataatcacatcctccacagctgcctgtggcaatgaattccacagattcaccgctctctggttaaaaaaaatcctcctcatttctattctaatAGCCCGCCCCCCttctgaggctgtcctctggtcttagactctcccatcacaggaaacatcctctctacatccaatctaccaaggcctttcaccattcaataggttttaatgaagtcacccctctttcttctgcattccagtgaatacaggcccagagccatcagacactcttcatgtgacaagccattcaaacctggaatcattttcatgaatctcctttgaaccttctctagcttcagcacatcctttctaaatgtAACTCTCGGTTTGGCGAgctaggggaagacagcccttggcccggccaaacttaagaaatctagTTTGAGTGGATGCTacgtgatgtgttcccctgttacaaatcagtaccatgaaataacaaacagtacacaatatgcaattaaacgattgagctttataattcttaatttgactatatggttagtaaagaaacataAAAAAGGGCCCAGTCTAATGtgcaacgttggagctcacggttcagTCCACTTGTTCCCTGTGGACCTCCTCCAAGCATAGCCGACCCTCGGACCCTtgttccaagtccactctgtccaaCGGTCTACCAAGtctctccattcgtgtcttcttTCCTCATTTCTCCCTGGTAAAAGACcgcaaaatccctgctcccagacccacaaaaaagaacaatatcccttaaaattaataaaaagatttttttttaaagagaacaaccctctcattggatagcccacattccaaagccccattatctctagtcataaccaaaaCATTGcggctacagagaaaccattacattagcagtgaaaccataCAGTGCGTTatgtaagataaggggcccaaacctgctcacaatacatcaagtgaggcctcaccagtgccttataaagcctcaatgttacatccttgctcttatattctggtcctcttgaaatgaatgcaaacatcacaattgccttcctcaccacagattcaacctgcaaattaacctttagggaatcctacagctttttgtattttctctccatttagaaaatagttaaccctttcatttcttctaccaaagtgcatgaccatacacttcccaacactgtagtccatctgccacttctttgcccattctcctaatctgtccaagtctttctgtagcctctctacttcctcaaaactacctgcccctcttcatatcatctgcaaactttgcaacaaggccatcaattccatcatccaaatcacttacatataatgtaaaaagaagtgatcccaaagTAGattcctgtgggacaccactagtcaccggcagccaaccggaaaaggctccctttattcctattctGCCTGCTGTCAATCATCCGCTGCAACATCTCCAGcctcttcccaatcactgaggtcaggctaactggcctatagtttcctttcttctgcctctctcccttcttgaagactgcaattttccagtcttctggaactattccagggtctagtgattcttgaaagatcattactaatgcctccctgatctcttcagccacctcttttagaaccctgggctgtacaccatctagtccaggtcaCTTATCTGCCATCAGATCTTtcattttcccaagaaccttctctctaattaTCATAACTTCCCACACTTCCTGagtcctgacacctggaactttcaccatactgctaTTGATTTCCAcggtgaaaactgatgcaaaatacttattcagtttgtctgccatttccttgttccccattaccacctctccagcagcatttcccagtggtctgatatccactctcacccctcttttacacattatgtatctgaagaagcttttggtatcctctttaatattattgactagcttactttcgtattccatctttaccttcataatgactttcttagttgccACTTGTTGGTTTTtaatagcttcccaatcctcgAATTTACCACAAATTCTTGCTGTATTatctgccctctctttggcttttatgttgtctttgacttctcttgttaaccacggttgtgtcatcttgcctatagaatacttcttcctctttgtgatacatatatcctgtgtcttcctaattgcttccagaaattccagccattgctgctctgccatcatccctgccagtgttcttttccaatcaattctggcctactcctctctcatgcctctgtaattccctttactccactgtaatactgatacatctgactttagcttttccttctcaaaattcagttatattatgatcactttccactgagagttcttttatcttaagctctctaatcaattctggttcattgcacagtgCCAATCCAGAATCCTTTAGTGGGCTCAGCATGAGCTGTTCtgcaggcactctagaaattccccctcctggaatccaacaCCATccggattttcccaatctacctacatattgaagacccccatggctattgtaacattgcctttttggcatccattttctatctcccgttgtaatttgaaGGCGACATCCTTACTACTATTTGAGGGTCTGTATActgtacaattcccatcagggtctttttactcttgcatttccttagctctatctacaatgattcatcaccttccaaccctatgtcacccctttctattgatttgatttcactttttaccaacaaAACAACACcgacccctctgccttcctgcctgtcctttcaatacaataaacatgaagctcccagctatactcttctttcagccatgattcagtgatgcctacaacatcatacctgccaatatacaactgtgctacaagttcatctaccttattccatatactgtgtgcattcaaatataacaccttcggtCCTGTATTCAaacttttcgattttgtctgccttttatgttgcaactcatcctgttggttgcaattttgccctatcagcagcctctcctcactacacattgcctctgtttgtaaatcagCTCCCTCATCTTCAACACTATTAGCTGCCTTTCCTCCGATACTTCGTGCATTGAAACATAGGCAGCTCAGGCCACTAGTTGCACCAAGCTCAACCTTTTGACTCCTAACTTTGTCTAAaggcttaccaacatctgcctccacaacctctccactgttctggcactctggttcccatccccctgcaactttaatttaaaccccaccatgcagcattaacaaaccttcctgctatcATATTTGTTCccatccagttcaggtgcaaaccatccctattgtacaggtcccaccttccctggaagagagcccaataatccaaaaatcttacaccctccctcctacaccagctccttagtcacatattaaactgtataatcttctcagttctggcctcactagcacatggcatgggtagcaatcctgagatcacaacccttgaggtcctgtcctttaacttagcacctaaatccctaaactccctatgcagaaccttgtcattcatcctacccatgtcattggtatttACATGGAtaacaacttctggctgttcacccagttaagaatgctgaagactggatctgagatatcccagaccctgacacccgggaggcaacataccatctgggaatctcgttcacacccacagtatctcctgtccattcccctatcaccacagcgttcctcttctcccctcttccattctgagacacagaagcagactcagtgccagagacccgaccactgtgaccttcctctgttaggtcatccccccctccaactccttaacacaggTTGTTTGAAGCTGCCGCTGGATGCACatctcacagttgtagtcatcagggacactggaggtctccctgccttcccacatcccacaagagaagcattcaactatcctgcctggcatctcttaTGTCCTAGCTGAGCATATGTAAAGGGAAGGCAAAAACCTTGAGCTTTCCCTTTCTCCGACTGAATCTTCTCTTCTcagaagcctcaaagagctaaagcctccagattaccactctgactctgtccactcagatgataGCCGTTGCACTTCCCCTGCCTTtcatttgctcttgctaatcgaTTCCCAAACGCTGGTGAAAGCTCTTTTTTGCTGTAGCAACCCGCTGCTACCTTTTGTACCTGGGCAGTgcacctgattgaagtcccctacTCTCAAAACTTCCAATGTCCagattggctgctggtcaaagctctttttcctcaataaattccaacagatttgtaaggCAAAATTTACCCTTAAGGAAAACATACTGACTTTGCCCAATTTTATCACATGCATCAAATACACCaatacctcatccttaataaagaACTCTATCATCTTACAAGACACTTAATTCAGGCTAACACACCTGTAAtttgctgtcttttgcctccttcccttctttaagAGTAAAGTGACATTTTTGATTTTCCATTTGTctagaacaattccagaatctgatGATTCTTCAATGATCAATATTAAttcctccacaatccctttggctacctctttcagaatcctgggatgtagttaatttggtccaggtgacttgtctatcttcagacaATTCAGTATCCCAAGTGCtgtctcctttgtaatagcaactacactcacttctgcaccctgccactctcaaatttctggcatgttgCTGCTGTCTTCTACAGTAAAGACTAATTCAAAATACTTAGAGtgtatccactatttctttgtcccccattactctcTCTCTAGCATCAAATATCCACTCTTGactttcttttactcttcatatatttgaaaaagcttttgatatcctcttttctgttattggctagcttaccttcacaaTTCATCATTTCTCTCCTTATTGTTCTTTAGTTGACTTCTGTAGGTTTTAAAAATACtttctaatcctctaacttcacaaCAATTTTTGCAAAATTTAATGCCCTcctttttgtttttatgctgcctttgatttcccttgtcagccacgattgctTCATTCTCCTGTTAGAATGctttttcttctttgggatgaacttCAAGGCCATGAACAATGCCTTCCTTGTAAAGTCAATATGCTGCAACATCACTGTTCTCTTCCCTGAACTCattggatgttgtctatttggactttagtaaggccttcaGCAAGATCCTGAATGGCAGGCAGGTCTGGAAGGTTTGGTCTCATTGAATCTATGGAGAGCTAGTTAGGTGGAATCAAAATTGGCTTAGAGGAAGGAAGCAGAGGCTAGTGATTAAAGGTTATTCTCAGAATGGAGGTGCGagactagtagtgtgccacaggggttggtattgggaccccgttattcattatttatataaaGGATTTGGAAATGAATACACAATGATTGATCAAGGAATTTTCAGATGATAGGAAATTAGGAGGCGTTATTGATAGTAAAGAAGGTTATGGGAGATTACAACGAGACTTTGATCAGTTAGGAAAATGAGGATGTGGCCTTCCTTGAGCTGTTGTTTTAAAAAGACCTAGAATCTTTCCATGGGGTATTTATTGACAATGTTCTGCTAGACATTGAATAGGAGGCACAAGAATTATGTGGTTGGGCTTGAAACCTCCAAAGGAGTATTTAAATTTGATGGTACCAGAACTTCTGACAGGAACTATACCATGTTTCCACAGAAATATAGAgtatcttcatcaggaatgaacaATGGTTATATACAAATTATGTGCATTGGTGaggtagaacatagaaccatagaaaacctacagcacaatacaggcccttcggcccacaacgctgtaccaaacatgtccttgccatagaaattacctagggttacccatagccctctagttttctaagcttcatgtacctatccaggagtttcttaaaagaccctatcgtatctgcctccaccactgttgccggcagcccattccatgcactcaccactctctgcgtaaaagacttactcctgacatcttctctgtacctatgtCAATGAATTTGCAGCTTCACTGACTGTGAAATGCTATGGCCACCGTAGGCAATTAATGACCAAAATATTTCATATGTAAAGCATGATTCAAGAGAAACCAACAAACAAAGCAAAAGtgtgctttaaaaaaaattatttcactGTTATACAGTGAGGACCAAAAGATTTGGTCTCGTTAATGCATTAAAAAAATGTAACCCGGCACCTACAACGACTTTTTCCCCCCTATAGCAGATATAAAAAATGCAACTgcaataaatacaaaaataaagggaAAACAGCATACCTAAAGCAACTTAATGGCAAAGTTTAACAGGACCATCTAAACTCTGTACAATTCGTATTCAATAATGAATCACCAGAGATAGTTTGTCTTACAAAATTGCAAAGTGTTTAAAaagtttatataattataaataaCTTTGAAATTAATAGTGCATTTTCCAATCAAAATATGTTTTGTATTCAGAACTATTTTATGTATAATATTCTTTACAGATTCACCTCAGTCACATACATCTCCATCTCTGCATACTTAATCATCCACCCACACTTTCGTTTGCCCATTTTCTCTCCACGTGAACAGAAACCCTCATTAATTCACCTGTACGTGCAAACATATAGTGCAGACAAAAAACTAAAATGTCTTCAATTTTATCTTTGTTTCACATAATTACTAAACCGATGCCCTTCCGTGAGCACCCCCAACTTCACACAAAAATATAAGTttagcacacagaatgctggaggacctcagtgggtcgggcagcatctacggaaaggaaaaGAATCGGCGTTtaggggcgagacccttcatttggATTGGAAAGGacattcttcccccttcctttccagtcctgatgaagggtctcagcccggaacgtcgactctttattcttctccatagatgcagcctgacctgaattcctccagcatcccgtgtgtgtcactttggatttccagcatctgcagaagccctTGTGTTTGTGAAAACTACACGAGTTGGTTCGGCCGATGAGGTAACTTGACACAACAGCTGCCAGTTGATCGGCGAGACAGGACGAGACGAGAAAGGCGTCGGCATTTCCGAATACTTCTCAACCCTGGTGGTTTCGGGAGGAATAGAAGCTCCTGAAGGAGCTGCATTACAGAAGTAAAATCTGTTTTCTTCTTTATAGTGTCATATCTTAAACTTTGTCATTGTCACTTAACAATCGGAACACAAGATTGGAGGGGGTTCTCCATCTAACAATTACAATTAGAAATAGAAACTGAAGATGAACACGTCTAAAAATATTTTTTGTCTCCGGATAAATTTTCAATTTGATGAGATTGTGaggagaatgtggaagaaatttcATTAAGAAGTTCCGCTGACATTGTGTAGCCACTACTTAATATCAAAATTAGATGTTTAATTTGCCGGATTGCAAATATTCACGTGCATTATTCGATTTACATTCACTCCTGCCCATCCCACGGTGCTATTCAGTGGGTGTCGGTGATCTGTTTCATAAATCTCTGCTGTGTAAACGGTAGACCTACTGTCGCTGAACGCCGGggcaggggtggggtggggggggggggtattttttCACTTGCTTGGGGAAATGTGGAGAGAaagagaagtggggggggggggaggagtggcGAGTTTCCCCATAGTCGGGCTGGGATCTTGCCCGTACAGAGCAGACTGGCGTGTAAATACAGTATCCGCATAATCATAACAATAATTCTTCCGAGTGTAATTGAGATTTACGTCTGGTTTTCGCCTCGCATCTGAGAAATAATAGCGCAGGATGCTGGTAATCTGTTCCACGCTGCTCTGTCAGTTGGTAAGGCGGGAGTAACGCCGGGACCCCGAATAATAGATACCACTGGTCCTTCACAAAGCAACGAAGAGTGAGGTTTCGATGATTTACTGAGCTGCGGGGTCTTTCCCGGAAACCGTTAACCGTCTTAATAATCTCCACACACCGACGTAGTTTTCTGTCAGTGCATTGTTGTGGGGCGCCTGCGGTTCTATGGGCCCGATTCCACTCCCCTCAGACTCGGCGCTGGGAACTTCCTGCAGTTCAAGCGCTTGGGGAGCAACgctgggagattcagtctgtcctTCCTCCTCCTCTTTGGTCAGTTCTTCCAGGTCATCGTACTTGGCCTGCTGCCTCGTGTCGAAATATTTGACCACGCAGTAGGTGACCGAGCCCACCGTGTTCACCACCACGCCGGCGATGAACAGGGAGGTTGGCACCACGTCTTTGAAAGCCAGCATACCCACCGTGATGGTGGCCACACTTTTGACCACGCCCACAAAGCTGGTGGTGACCGCCGAGTTGATGTATGTGCAGTGCAGGGTGGTGAAGTTCATGAGGCAGCCGATCAGGATGCAGGAGACGAAGGTGCAGCAGACTGCGGGGTCCAGCCAGCCCGGGTACGACCAGACATTGACCACATCCAGGCTGGCGAGGCTGCAGATCAGCAGTATTGGCGAGGCGGTGACGGCGATGGTATACTGGGCAGTCAGCGGGCCGTAGGAATGCTCGCTGCCCTTCTTTTGAATCACCACCAGATAAGCGGCGTGTACCAGCACTGCGAATACCCCGGTCACGTAGCCGATTGGCTCCCCGGAAAGATCACCAGCCCCTGGGGGAAAGCACAGGCCTGTGAGAAACATGCCGAATAACTTGTACCAGCTGCACTTTAGTACACCGGTACCTGGTTACCAAACAAACAGAGCGAGAAGCTAGGGGTTTAGTAATAAAACACAAAGAAATACTATTCAGCTAATTACTTTATTAACTGACGCCGTTAATCAACTATTTGACAATGACTGTGTGGAGAGTAAAGATTTATAAAACATTAAAAAGATTTATAGACATTATATATATCTTACAGACATGTCATGCAGATTCCTTTCAGTTTTAGTCGATTTTAGATTGGATGTCAGTGCTATTTGGGTTATTCAACCAGATTGATCCCTGTGAATTTTTACATCCTTTCCGTTGTGTTCGTGCAATGCAAGAACAAAGTTCCGGGACATCTCGCCATTGTCAATTAACCTTCATTATATTTTTCGCGCATTGCCCGTGAATAAACTAACGGCAACTGGAGTCCTCTGCATTTGCATGGGGAATTACAAATCGGCGAGATAGGAGAGTCTCGGACCTTGGGGACAGATCGCCGGTAATACTGACCTGCCAGCGCGGCTCCGCAGGTGGTGAGCAGCACCGCTACACCGACACCGATCGAGGGGGTGCCGTTCTTGAGCAGGAAAACTCCTATGATTAAGGTAACGAGAGGTAGACAGCGCTTGAAAACAACGTACATGGGAAGACTGAGGCCTCGGAGCGACCACAGAGTCAAACAGGACTGCAGAGTGGACAGCAGCGTGACGCTGGCGAAGACCTTGGCCAGACTGAAACTATAAGGCGGAACGTCTATTTTACTCAGCCTCCTCAGGATCTCGAGTGTCAGAGCGGCGGTGCTGCTCGTCAGAAACTGCACCAGCGTCAAAAAGATGAAATTGTGCCGAGAAATAAGAATCTTCAGCAGAATGTTCAAGGATCCTGAGAACACTCCGTGGGCAACAGCCACCGAGATACCGAGCGTCCTGCCCTTGCAGAGGTGCATGGTGCTTCAGATGTGAAACCAATGGGTCTAGCCTTTGGGTACCAACTGCCACAGACACTCCGGCTGAAGCACCGCCCACCCTACGGTTCCATTCATTTAACTAAAGGCGGAGGCGGGAGCATTTACAGGACCGGGGCTGAAACTGATCAACTGAACACTTTATTAATGACCACCATTCAAAATGCTGCAAAGTCAAATGTGAATGATCCCGGGGGTTGACGCATGGAAACCAGTCACAAATGCAGCTTCCCATTTACTTAATTAAGTGAgtgtttttattttacatttcttTTCGCCACTGCACGATTAATGGTGAGTCACTgctcggggagggggggggggccgTCAGTCAAGTTGGAGACgtgaaactgcagatgctataaATCTGGAGCAATATGTGcagaatgctggaaaaactcagaaaGTCAGCTGGCTTCTATGGAGGGTAATGAacggtcgatgtttcgggccgagacccttcaccggtCTTGTGTGTGCTCTGCCAGTTGATTAATGCCGAATTCAATCACCACTCTCAAAAGCCTGAACCTTTAACATTTACGCGAACTGTTCGACGTTTAGACGAAAATAAAACACGTCTTCGTCAGGTGCTGAAAATAATCTGCCCTCTTGAAAGTATGTTATCTCCTTTAGCTGAGTACATTTTCTTTCCGTGATCAAAACACTAAACGGGGCTGTTAGTCAAAGATCTGAGTCGTGTTGTCTTTTATTGCTGATTACAGGCACCGACTGGGAGGCGCGCTAGAAACTGATTCTATAAGAAATTGGACGTGGTTGTAGTATCCCTTCGTACCTACAGCTCTGCCATTTTTACAAAACGTCGATGTAGTGCAAAGGGCTGTAACTGCTAAACTTCCTTCCGAAGATGTACTTTTATGCTTCATCAACGTAGCGTTACTAACAGATAAGGAATCGTCAATATGCCAGAGAAATGCGTCCAACACAATATCCGACTTCAAACCAGACGACGGAAAGTGAATGAAATCTGTGACATGAATCAATGTTTTTGCACTCGATTGAAATCCGGAAATTCCATGATTAGAAACGAGTACTTCCTTACTCGTTATATGTTCTAGAGGTTACAATCACCGTCCTTTTAATCGATAAACTATTTTGACACATTTGCTAACCTGTTGTCGCAGCTTGTGGATCAACAGATGAAAATGAAGATCTGAACTTCATAATCTGCTCTCTTCAGATTTCTGTGTTGCTTTCTGACGCGCGCATAATTATACTGGACTACATTATCCTGGGTAGGATATCTCGGTCGGTATGGACCAGCTGGGTAGAAATCCGTATAGAACGCGTTTTTGAGCTACGCCATACATTGCCTCCGCTTCGCTTTTATTTCTCAGAATCATCTCGAAGGCCATTTGACTCGGATTGCCCGCGCAGATTCTTCAGCAGAGCCAGCAAATTAATAGCACGCCGCCTTTTCCCATTGCTGTAGGTTCCCGTATCAAACCACTATCATCTCTTCTGACTCTGCTTCAATTACCTGGGAAATTTCCTAACTTAACCTTAATATTCCTTTGGTAACAATGGCGGGCTGTCCATTTGCTGACATTGAACTTCTCAGAGGCAGCGGTGAAATCCAACTGTTACGCGTACTCATCAGCTCCTGGAGGAGAGTTCACGAAAACCCCAGGCCTTTCCCCAGAGCCACATCACCTATTGTCTCTCTACGGCCCTCCAGCACCGCTACAGGCAGGAGACCGAGCTTTACCGTTTGTTCTCGGATTTTAAACCCGTACCTCCAGACCTAGCAACCGTTTGTTAACGGTACATATTTCTTGCATGGAACTTAATTTATCCTCTATCAAACCTTTTCTTAATCTTCTTTGCTCCAACGTGAACAGCCGCAGCTTCCCCATTTTGCTGACCATTCTAGTAAATCTGTTCCTCCTGCTTTCTAGCACTCACTTGCTTTTGGAAGCGTCTAAACCAGAAATGAAAGCAAAATCGCATTTGCCATTTAATCAGACTTTAATAAAATTCAGTATCACTCATTTtgtagtctgtgcctttatttctGAAACCCAAAGCCCTACTTACCACTATCTCAACATCACCTGCCTCTTCTGTATACACACAGATACATGTACTTTAAAACTCAATGAGG is part of the Hemitrygon akajei chromosome 9, sHemAka1.3, whole genome shotgun sequence genome and encodes:
- the slc35d3 gene encoding solute carrier family 35 member D3, translated to MHLCKGRTLGISVAVAHGVFSGSLNILLKILISRHNFIFLTLVQFLTSSTAALTLEILRRLSKIDVPPYSFSLAKVFASVTLLSTLQSCLTLWSLRGLSLPMYVVFKRCLPLVTLIIGVFLLKNGTPSIGVGVAVLLTTCGAALAGAGDLSGEPIGYVTGVFAVLVHAAYLVVIQKKGSEHSYGPLTAQYTIAVTASPILLICSLASLDVVNVWSYPGWLDPAVCCTFVSCILIGCLMNFTTLHCTYINSAVTTSFVGVVKSVATITVGMLAFKDVVPTSLFIAGVVVNTVGSVTYCVVKYFDTRQQAKYDDLEELTKEEEEGQTESPSVAPQALELQEVPSAESEGSGIGPIEPQAPHNNALTENYVGVWRLLRRLTVSGKDPAAQ